In one window of Caballeronia sp. TF1N1 DNA:
- a CDS encoding lactonase family protein has product MHPSHPLPERLSAVAARRTSQVPRPLQNTLTSSLLASFKPHKWVRGFALILSIAATHAVAQTPASATPAAGASGAAVSSGGEVLDLLIGTYTGGGKSEGIYVYRFDTGNGELTRVASAQTVNPSYLVVSRDHNYVYAVNELPGDNGPASQRGGISAFRFDRATGQLSFLNRVSADGNDPCYLALSPDGKYLLTANYSVAANPGGSFAVFPINADGHVGTSVLTVHHEGNGPVKGRQDNSHVHSTVFSPDGKYLFTQDLGVDKVFAYRYTPDGSRGLFGPTDARYTPIKAGSGPRHLIFDAGGKHAYLTTEMNASVLVFNYRDGKLSETQSVPMTAPGFKGKIGGGAVHLSPDGRFLYATNRGDANELVAFAVDPNNGHLKLLKRYPTLGKTPREFAIDPSGRWLIVGNQDSDSAFFFRRDPASGELASDPKRLSIGSPVDFKFVSPS; this is encoded by the coding sequence ATGCACCCGAGCCATCCGTTGCCGGAACGGTTGTCCGCCGTCGCGGCGAGACGCACGTCGCAAGTGCCGCGCCCGCTACAGAATACGCTCACGAGTTCGCTCTTGGCTTCATTCAAGCCGCATAAGTGGGTTCGGGGTTTCGCGTTGATCCTGTCGATCGCGGCCACGCATGCCGTGGCGCAGACGCCCGCAAGCGCGACGCCGGCCGCGGGCGCCAGTGGCGCTGCGGTTTCATCGGGCGGCGAGGTGCTCGATCTGCTCATCGGCACTTACACGGGCGGCGGCAAGAGCGAAGGCATCTACGTTTATCGCTTCGATACCGGCAATGGCGAGCTGACGCGCGTCGCGTCGGCGCAGACGGTGAACCCGTCGTATCTCGTCGTGAGTCGCGATCACAATTACGTGTATGCCGTGAACGAACTGCCCGGCGACAACGGCCCGGCTTCGCAACGCGGCGGCATCAGCGCGTTTCGCTTCGATCGCGCAACCGGCCAGTTGAGCTTTTTGAACCGCGTGTCGGCGGATGGCAACGACCCGTGTTACCTCGCGCTCTCGCCAGATGGCAAATATTTGCTGACAGCCAATTACTCGGTGGCGGCCAATCCCGGCGGCAGCTTTGCGGTGTTTCCGATCAACGCCGATGGTCACGTCGGCACCTCCGTGCTGACGGTGCATCACGAAGGCAACGGGCCCGTGAAAGGGCGGCAGGACAACTCGCACGTCCACTCGACCGTGTTCTCGCCCGATGGCAAATATCTCTTCACGCAAGACCTGGGCGTCGACAAGGTGTTCGCGTACCGCTACACGCCCGATGGCAGCCGCGGCCTGTTCGGTCCGACCGATGCGCGTTACACGCCGATCAAGGCTGGTTCGGGCCCACGGCATCTTATTTTCGATGCCGGCGGCAAGCATGCGTATCTCACGACCGAAATGAACGCGTCGGTGCTCGTCTTCAACTATCGCGACGGCAAACTCAGCGAAACGCAGAGCGTGCCGATGACCGCGCCCGGCTTCAAAGGCAAGATCGGCGGCGGCGCGGTGCATCTGTCGCCCGATGGACGCTTTCTGTATGCGACCAATCGTGGCGACGCGAATGAGCTCGTCGCGTTCGCGGTCGATCCGAACAACGGCCATCTCAAGCTCTTGAAACGATATCCGACGCTCGGCAAGACGCCGCGTGAGTTCGCGATCGACCCGAGCGGGCGCTGGCTCATCGTCGGCAATCAGGACAGCGACAGCGCGTTCTTCTTCCGGCGCGATCCGGCATCGGGCGAACTGGCATCGGATCCGAAGCGGCTTTCTATCGGCTCGCCGGTCGATTTCAAGTTCGTCTCGCCGTCTTGA
- a CDS encoding transporter — MNTTYTSGRAGRPEPGPQPDKNEAAPPGFISAFRFAGGQALRLSWDEARDAITGDGPTWLHLSANDDTVEGWLEGVSSMPDVAREFLNGEDKRPRVHMGPNFMYGVVADLELVAATPAGAEPGAREAIRATGALRFYVDRNRMITVRARPLQSTDRLRHAVLEGAMFRDTVDLFAGLIRALNETFADRIDEIGDRLDDVEEGVLEGGHSNWRVELGVVRRRLVEVKRFIDPERNALTQLVTRRLEWAEPRSMEALVQAIQVLNGLGGGLEGLYERAKLLQDEIAALLSEDINRKLLWLAIMSALLLPATLVTGIFGMNVAGLPGTHNPASFWVVVGVMAGCAAITIFLLRRLRLW; from the coding sequence TTGAACACGACTTACACTTCCGGCCGCGCCGGGCGTCCCGAACCGGGCCCGCAGCCTGACAAGAACGAAGCGGCGCCGCCCGGCTTTATCAGCGCGTTTCGCTTTGCGGGCGGCCAGGCGCTGCGGCTTTCGTGGGACGAAGCGCGCGATGCGATCACGGGCGACGGACCGACGTGGCTCCATCTCTCGGCCAACGACGATACCGTCGAAGGCTGGCTCGAAGGCGTGAGTTCCATGCCCGATGTCGCGCGCGAATTTCTGAACGGCGAGGACAAACGTCCGCGCGTGCACATGGGACCGAATTTCATGTACGGCGTCGTCGCCGACTTGGAGCTCGTCGCGGCGACGCCCGCGGGCGCGGAGCCGGGCGCACGCGAGGCGATTCGCGCGACTGGCGCGTTGCGCTTTTACGTCGACCGCAACCGCATGATTACGGTGCGCGCGCGTCCCTTGCAGTCGACCGACCGGCTGCGTCATGCCGTGCTCGAAGGCGCGATGTTCCGCGATACCGTCGATCTTTTCGCGGGTCTGATCCGCGCGCTCAACGAGACCTTCGCGGACCGTATCGATGAAATCGGCGACCGTCTCGACGATGTCGAAGAGGGCGTGCTCGAAGGAGGCCATTCGAACTGGCGCGTCGAACTCGGCGTGGTGCGGCGGCGGCTGGTGGAGGTCAAGCGCTTTATCGACCCCGAGCGTAACGCGCTTACGCAACTCGTGACGCGCCGGCTTGAATGGGCCGAACCGCGCTCGATGGAAGCGCTCGTGCAAGCCATTCAGGTGCTCAACGGATTGGGCGGCGGGCTCGAAGGACTTTACGAGCGCGCCAAACTCTTGCAGGACGAAATCGCCGCGCTGCTTTCCGAGGACATCAACCGCAAGCTCTTGTGGCTCGCGATCATGTCCGCGTTGTTATTGCCCGCCACGCTCGTGACGGGCATCTTCGGCATGAACGTCGCGGGCTTGCCGGGCACGCACAATCCCGCTTCGTTCTGGGTGGTGGTCGGCGTGATGGCGGGATGCGCCGCCATCACGATCTTCCTGTTGCGCCGCTTGCGGCTCTGGTAA
- a CDS encoding META domain-containing protein, which yields MPTHFIRTPSSSPLFRGAPAWLTRASRRAGVLLLATGFIAGCALPKHPDASAPPTDPYNPAATQLLDDTQWQLTRWTDASGKPRALPQDASGAQPITLDFSTASGHRRASGFSGCNRFAGAYDLKDGKLTFGPLAGTRMACVSGTGGALEQPYLDGLAHVARSGVQMNPPPALQLTLVDGQVLTFAPRPK from the coding sequence ATGCCCACGCACTTCATCCGCACACCGTCTTCGTCGCCGCTTTTTCGGGGAGCGCCGGCGTGGCTCACACGTGCATCGCGGCGCGCCGGTGTGCTGCTGCTCGCCACGGGTTTCATCGCCGGCTGCGCGCTCCCCAAGCATCCCGACGCGAGCGCGCCGCCCACCGATCCCTACAACCCCGCCGCCACGCAATTGCTCGACGACACGCAATGGCAGCTCACGCGCTGGACCGATGCAAGCGGCAAGCCGCGTGCGCTTCCTCAGGACGCGAGCGGCGCACAGCCCATCACGCTCGACTTTTCGACGGCGAGCGGCCATCGGCGCGCGAGCGGCTTTTCCGGTTGCAACCGCTTCGCGGGCGCCTATGACCTGAAAGACGGCAAGCTCACGTTCGGTCCGCTTGCCGGTACGCGCATGGCTTGCGTCTCCGGCACGGGCGGTGCGTTGGAGCAGCCGTATCTGGATGGACTCGCACATGTCGCCAGAAGCGGCGTTCAGATGAACCCGCCGCCAGCGTTGCAACTGACGCTCGTCGATGGACAGGTGCTCACGTTCGCGCCGCGGCCAAAGTAA
- the purT gene encoding formate-dependent phosphoribosylglycinamide formyltransferase — translation MHTDSQRDPATGTNAATDVERRIGTPLSAHATRVMLLGAGELGKEVIIALQRLGVEVIAVDRYANAPGHQVAHRAHVIDMTDAVALRALVEQESPHLIVPEIEAIATDALADIEAAGIATVIPTARATQLTMNREGIRRLAAETLGLPTSPYAFAQSLEEMKAAIAKIGFPCVVKPVMSSSGKGQSVLGSDADVEPAWNYAMAGGRVNHGRVIVEGFIDFEYEITQLTVRAADPATGETATFFCEPIGHVQVAGDYVESWQPQAMSAVALARSRDVAAKVTTALGGRGLFGVELFVRGDDVWFSEVSPRPHDTGLVTLATQRFSEFELHARAILGLPVDTALQTPGASAVIYGGLDEAGIAFEGVAEALAVPGADLRLFGKPESFAKRRMGVALATGVDTGEARERAKLAASKVKPVSSRPG, via the coding sequence ATGCACACCGACTCGCAACGCGACCCCGCTACCGGCACGAATGCAGCGACCGACGTCGAGCGCCGCATCGGCACGCCGCTTTCGGCGCATGCCACGCGCGTGATGTTGCTCGGCGCGGGCGAGCTCGGCAAGGAAGTGATCATCGCGTTGCAGCGGCTCGGCGTCGAGGTGATCGCGGTGGATCGCTATGCGAACGCGCCGGGGCATCAGGTCGCGCACCGGGCGCATGTCATCGACATGACCGATGCCGTGGCGCTGCGCGCGCTCGTCGAGCAAGAGTCGCCGCATCTGATCGTGCCCGAGATCGAGGCAATCGCCACCGACGCGCTCGCCGACATCGAAGCCGCTGGCATTGCCACCGTGATTCCGACCGCGCGCGCCACGCAGTTGACGATGAATCGCGAAGGCATTCGCCGCCTGGCCGCCGAGACGCTTGGCTTGCCGACCTCGCCGTACGCGTTCGCGCAGTCGCTCGAAGAGATGAAGGCGGCGATCGCGAAGATCGGTTTTCCGTGCGTGGTGAAGCCCGTCATGTCGTCCTCGGGCAAGGGACAATCCGTGCTCGGAAGCGACGCGGATGTCGAGCCCGCCTGGAACTACGCGATGGCGGGCGGGCGCGTGAACCACGGGCGTGTGATCGTGGAAGGGTTCATCGACTTCGAGTACGAAATCACGCAACTCACCGTGCGCGCGGCCGACCCCGCGACCGGCGAGACGGCGACCTTTTTCTGCGAGCCTATCGGCCACGTGCAGGTGGCGGGTGATTACGTCGAATCCTGGCAGCCGCAGGCGATGAGCGCCGTCGCGCTCGCCCGCTCGCGCGATGTCGCGGCGAAGGTGACGACCGCGCTCGGTGGACGCGGCCTCTTCGGCGTGGAACTCTTCGTGCGCGGCGATGACGTATGGTTCTCGGAAGTCAGTCCGCGTCCGCACGACACGGGTCTCGTGACGCTCGCCACGCAGCGTTTCTCCGAGTTCGAACTGCACGCGCGCGCCATTCTCGGCTTGCCCGTCGATACCGCGCTGCAAACGCCGGGCGCATCGGCGGTGATCTACGGCGGCCTCGACGAAGCGGGTATCGCCTTCGAAGGCGTGGCCGAAGCGCTTGCGGTGCCGGGCGCGGATCTGCGCCTCTTCGGCAAGCCCGAGAGCTTCGCGAAACGGCGCATGGGCGTCGCGCTCGCTACTGGCGTCGATACCGGCGAAGCGCGTGAGCGCGCGAAGCTGGCGGCGTCGAAAGTAAAGCCCGTATCGAGTCGACCGGGCTGA
- a CDS encoding DUF6726 family protein — protein MAALIVACAGLSGCGLAAAPCRIASAGLKIVPVVGHVAAAPTDACADVIDP, from the coding sequence ATGGCCGCGTTGATCGTGGCGTGCGCGGGACTTTCGGGTTGCGGGCTGGCCGCGGCTCCGTGCCGGATCGCGTCAGCGGGTTTGAAGATCGTGCCGGTGGTCGGCCATGTCGCGGCCGCGCCCACGGACGCCTGCGCGGACGTGATCGATCCATGA
- a CDS encoding MliC family protein, with amino-acid sequence MASSIATTARAMPLTVPQIQTASTQTTRYDCKDGKSVSVQYTNARNHQSFAALTVDGRKLLFVNVIAGSGAKYVADQYTWWTKGPQANLYDEMAAKDSPPLLADCEAHNK; translated from the coding sequence ATGGCGTCCTCGATCGCCACGACCGCGCGAGCGATGCCGCTCACCGTGCCGCAAATCCAGACCGCCTCGACGCAGACCACGCGCTACGACTGCAAGGACGGCAAGAGCGTGTCGGTGCAATACACCAACGCACGCAATCACCAGAGCTTCGCGGCATTGACGGTGGATGGCCGCAAACTGCTGTTCGTCAACGTGATCGCGGGTTCCGGGGCCAAATACGTCGCGGATCAATATACGTGGTGGACCAAGGGACCGCAGGCCAATCTCTATGACGAGATGGCGGCCAAGGACTCGCCGCCGCTGCTGGCCGATTGCGAGGCGCACAACAAGTAA
- a CDS encoding DEAD/DEAH box helicase, which produces MSDSVATNPSTAPTFDQFGLAADILKAVSESGYTTPTPIQEQAIPVVLAGRDVMGAAQTGTGKTASFSLPIIQRLLPMANTSASPARHPVRALMLTPTRELADQVAANVQTYSKHTALRSTVVFGGVDMNPQSDALRRGVEILIATPGRLLDHVQQKTLNLGQVQMLVLDEADRMLDMGFLPDLQRILNLLPKERQTLLFSATFSPEIKKLAATYLRNPQTIEVARSNSTATNVRQIVFEVHESDKSGAVAQLIRQRGLKQVIVFCNSKIGASRLARVLERDGIVATAIHGDRTQGERMQALDAFKRGEIEALVATDVAARGLDIAELPAVINFDLPFSAEDYVHRIGRTGRAGASGDALSLCSANERKQLADIEKLIKRPLEVMTLEVTTPVRREGARRDERPVRPERSEHRHGAREEAGPRRRTSGSSYDRPRGRQQPVDEFFLKPYEPSPSAVKRHEESVEPERKSAPKQPLAALLGGLGALRKST; this is translated from the coding sequence ATGTCAGATTCCGTCGCCACGAACCCGTCCACCGCGCCTACGTTCGATCAGTTCGGCCTGGCCGCCGACATCCTCAAGGCAGTGAGCGAGTCCGGCTATACCACGCCCACGCCGATCCAGGAGCAGGCCATTCCCGTCGTGCTCGCGGGCCGCGATGTGATGGGCGCGGCGCAGACCGGCACGGGCAAGACCGCGAGTTTTTCGCTGCCGATCATCCAGCGTCTTTTGCCGATGGCCAATACGAGCGCCTCGCCCGCCCGCCATCCCGTGCGCGCGCTGATGCTTACGCCCACGCGCGAACTCGCCGATCAGGTTGCCGCCAATGTGCAGACCTACTCGAAGCACACTGCATTGCGCAGCACGGTAGTGTTCGGCGGCGTCGACATGAATCCGCAGTCGGATGCACTGCGCCGTGGCGTGGAGATTCTCATCGCGACGCCGGGACGTCTGCTCGATCACGTTCAGCAGAAGACGCTCAATCTCGGCCAGGTGCAGATGCTCGTCCTCGACGAAGCCGACCGCATGCTCGACATGGGCTTTCTGCCGGACCTGCAGCGCATTCTGAATCTGCTGCCTAAGGAGCGTCAGACGCTGCTGTTTTCGGCGACGTTCTCGCCTGAAATCAAGAAGCTCGCGGCAACTTACTTGCGCAACCCGCAGACCATCGAAGTCGCGCGCAGCAACTCCACCGCGACCAACGTGCGGCAGATCGTCTTCGAAGTGCACGAGAGCGACAAGTCGGGCGCCGTCGCGCAACTGATCCGCCAGCGCGGATTGAAGCAGGTCATCGTGTTCTGCAACAGCAAGATCGGCGCGAGCCGGTTGGCGCGCGTGCTGGAACGTGATGGCATCGTCGCCACCGCGATTCACGGCGACCGTACGCAAGGCGAGCGCATGCAGGCGCTCGACGCGTTCAAGCGCGGCGAGATCGAAGCACTCGTCGCAACCGACGTGGCCGCGCGCGGGCTCGACATCGCCGAATTGCCGGCGGTCATCAACTTCGACTTGCCGTTCAGCGCGGAAGATTACGTGCACCGTATCGGTCGCACGGGGCGCGCGGGTGCGTCGGGCGACGCGTTGTCGCTGTGCAGCGCGAACGAACGCAAGCAGCTTGCCGACATCGAGAAGCTGATCAAGCGTCCGCTCGAAGTGATGACGCTCGAAGTAACGACGCCAGTGCGCCGTGAAGGCGCGCGGCGCGACGAGCGGCCGGTCCGCCCGGAGCGCAGCGAACATCGGCATGGCGCGCGGGAAGAAGCGGGTCCGCGCCGGCGCACGTCGGGGTCGTCGTATGATCGGCCGCGCGGGCGTCAGCAGCCGGTGGACGAATTCTTCCTCAAGCCCTACGAGCCCTCGCCCTCGGCGGTGAAGCGGCATGAGGAAAGCGTCGAGCCGGAGCGCAAGAGCGCGCCGAAGCAGCCGTTGGCCGCGTTGCTTGGCGGGTTGGGTGCGTTGCGTAAGTCGACTTGA
- the gluQRS gene encoding tRNA glutamyl-Q(34) synthetase GluQRS, with the protein MTYRGRFAPSPTGPLHAGSLVSALASLLDARAHRGSWIVRIEDVDAPRTVAGAADEILATLAHFGMHSDEPPVWQSQRDAAYQDAFERLLAAGFVYPCGCTRREIADSLVHAHARHATLAYPGTCRSGLHGRPARAWRLRVPGGDAGRVGFVDRWQGIQTQDLAAEVGDFALKRADGLWAYQLAVVVDDASAGITHVVRGADLLDSTARQIYLQQCLDVPTPSYLHVPVVSNDAGEKLSKQTGAAPLGRDAPLDALVQAARHLSIDVAAAGSLESFYADATAQWARRFGIT; encoded by the coding sequence ATGACTTACCGTGGCCGCTTCGCGCCCTCGCCCACCGGGCCGCTGCACGCGGGGTCGCTCGTCAGCGCGCTTGCTAGTCTTCTCGATGCGCGGGCGCATCGCGGTAGCTGGATCGTGCGAATAGAAGATGTCGATGCACCGCGCACGGTGGCCGGCGCGGCCGACGAGATTCTCGCAACGCTCGCGCATTTCGGCATGCATTCGGACGAACCGCCGGTCTGGCAAAGTCAACGCGACGCGGCTTATCAAGATGCATTCGAGCGCTTGCTTGCCGCCGGCTTCGTTTATCCCTGCGGCTGCACGCGACGCGAGATCGCCGACTCGCTCGTTCATGCGCATGCGCGTCACGCGACGCTCGCTTATCCCGGTACTTGTCGAAGCGGCTTGCATGGCCGTCCCGCGCGCGCGTGGCGACTGCGCGTGCCGGGCGGCGACGCGGGGCGCGTCGGTTTCGTGGATCGCTGGCAGGGAATACAAACGCAAGATCTTGCGGCCGAAGTCGGCGATTTTGCCTTGAAGCGTGCGGATGGGCTGTGGGCGTATCAACTGGCTGTCGTCGTCGACGACGCTTCGGCCGGCATTACGCATGTCGTGCGCGGCGCAGACCTGCTGGATTCGACCGCGCGGCAGATTTATCTGCAGCAATGTCTCGATGTGCCGACGCCGTCGTATCTGCATGTGCCTGTCGTCAGCAACGATGCGGGCGAGAAACTCAGCAAGCAGACGGGCGCGGCGCCGCTTGGTCGTGACGCGCCGCTGGATGCGTTGGTGCAGGCGGCGCGGCATTTGAGTATCGACGTGGCCGCCGCCGGTTCGCTCGAGTCGTTTTATGCGGATGCGACCGCGCAGTGGGCGCGTCGGTTCGGGATTACTTAG
- a CDS encoding sulfurtransferase, with protein sequence MSILNLSAYKFVSIDDSAAWRPLVTERCSALGLKGTILLAPEGINLFIAGPVAEVREFIDYIRSDALFGDRFADLQFKESLSAKQPFRRMLVKLKREIITMKKPAIKPELGRAPAVDPVTLKAWLDRGHDDEGRPVVMLDTRNAFEVDVGTFDHALDYRITKFSEFPEVIEQNRADLEGKTVVSFCTGGIRCEKAAIHMKEVGIDHVYQLEGGILKYFEEVGGAHYSGECFVFDYRTALDPNLQQTSTSQCFGCRAVVSVEDQQSPLYVPGATCPACHPDAKAA encoded by the coding sequence ATGAGCATTCTGAACCTCTCCGCCTACAAATTCGTTTCCATCGACGACAGCGCCGCGTGGCGCCCGCTCGTCACCGAACGCTGCAGCGCGCTTGGCCTGAAGGGAACGATTCTGCTCGCGCCGGAGGGCATCAACCTCTTCATCGCGGGGCCGGTCGCGGAGGTGCGCGAGTTCATCGATTACATTCGGAGCGACGCGCTCTTCGGCGACCGCTTCGCCGATCTGCAATTCAAGGAAAGCCTCTCCGCAAAGCAACCGTTTCGCCGCATGCTGGTGAAACTCAAGCGCGAGATCATCACCATGAAGAAGCCCGCGATCAAGCCCGAACTCGGCCGCGCGCCCGCCGTCGATCCGGTGACGCTCAAGGCCTGGCTCGACCGTGGTCACGACGACGAAGGCCGTCCGGTCGTCATGCTCGACACGCGCAATGCCTTCGAAGTGGACGTCGGCACGTTCGACCACGCGCTCGACTACCGCATCACGAAATTCAGCGAGTTTCCCGAGGTGATCGAACAAAACCGTGCCGATCTGGAAGGCAAGACGGTGGTGTCGTTCTGCACGGGCGGAATTCGTTGCGAGAAAGCTGCGATTCACATGAAGGAAGTGGGCATCGATCACGTCTATCAACTCGAGGGCGGCATCCTCAAATATTTCGAGGAAGTGGGCGGCGCGCATTACTCGGGCGAATGTTTTGTGTTCGACTACCGCACGGCGCTCGATCCGAACCTGCAGCAGACCTCCACTTCGCAATGCTTCGGCTGCCGCGCGGTGGTCAGCGTGGAAGATCAGCAGTCGCCGTTGTACGTGCCGGGCGCCACGTGCCCCGCGTGTCATCCGGATGCGAAGGCCGCCTAA